A single window of Dethiosulfovibrio salsuginis DNA harbors:
- the fapR gene encoding transcription factor FapR, which translates to MARSVNRKIRHEKLTKLIRQNPLLTDEELAEVLSVSVSTVRLDRALLGVPELRERTRRMAEQATRKLRSLKQEEFIGELLDLEPNRWALSVLKTRQEMAFRHTDYVWDHYIYAQASSLAIAVVEADMVIVGSVRGRFKSPAKIGDSLMARAKVGVHKGNKYIVSVRTRVGDKEVFVGRYIVVALDCEDERKIRGERLDSGA; encoded by the coding sequence GTGGCACGATCGGTCAACCGAAAGATTCGGCACGAAAAACTGACGAAGCTCATAAGACAGAATCCTCTCCTGACCGACGAAGAGTTGGCTGAGGTTCTATCGGTGAGCGTGAGCACCGTCCGTCTGGATAGGGCTTTGCTTGGTGTGCCGGAGCTTCGAGAGAGAACCAGACGTATGGCGGAACAGGCTACCAGAAAGCTTCGGTCGCTGAAACAGGAGGAGTTCATAGGCGAGTTACTCGACCTTGAGCCCAATCGATGGGCCCTGTCGGTCCTTAAGACCAGACAGGAGATGGCCTTCAGGCATACCGATTACGTGTGGGATCACTATATATATGCTCAGGCTTCCTCTTTGGCCATAGCGGTGGTCGAGGCCGATATGGTTATAGTTGGCTCCGTTAGAGGCAGGTTTAAGTCTCCCGCTAAGATAGGCGATTCCCTTATGGCGAGAGCGAAAGTCGGGGTTCATAAAGGGAATAAATATATCGTCAGCGTCAGGACCAGGGTAGGAGACAAAGAGGTCTTCGTCGGTCGCTATATAGTTGTGGCGCTGGACTGTGAGGACGAGAGAAAGATCAGAGGTGAGAGGCTTGATTCTGGCGCTTGA
- a CDS encoding YceD family protein — translation MTIREMPESWRFVVEVPEEGSEGTHRQWDVTLPDDISLGGIPYRLKSPLVVSVDLSRSGEGVRADIRLVGSIKTECSRCLSTLEVALDENFGYCYVPQPDDEESDDADLSEDVMVVTRIGKTIDISQVLWECFVVSMPPFPQCPEGCDSIGPFTTREEGEAADPRFQILADKFGSFT, via the coding sequence ATGACCATAAGGGAAATGCCCGAGTCCTGGCGTTTTGTCGTGGAGGTCCCGGAGGAGGGGTCTGAAGGGACCCACCGTCAGTGGGATGTCACTTTACCTGACGATATATCCCTTGGAGGGATTCCCTATCGACTGAAGTCTCCTCTGGTCGTCTCCGTCGATCTGTCCAGGTCGGGGGAGGGTGTCCGGGCGGATATTAGGTTGGTCGGATCGATCAAAACGGAATGTTCAAGATGTCTTTCAACCTTAGAGGTTGCGCTAGACGAGAATTTCGGGTATTGTTATGTGCCGCAGCCCGACGACGAAGAGTCGGACGATGCCGACCTTTCCGAGGACGTTATGGTGGTGACCAGGATAGGCAAGACCATCGACATATCCCAGGTTTTATGGGAATGTTTCGTCGTCTCCATGCCGCCCTTCCCTCAGTGTCCCGAAGGGTGTGATTCGATCGGGCCGTTTACGACCAGGGAAGAAGGGGAAGCGGCAGATCCTCGATTCCAGATTTTGGCCGACAAATTCGGTAGCTTCACGTAA
- the rnc gene encoding ribonuclease III gives MYGQRWEEALKVFQVKLGYRFRDAELLKEALTHSSYAHESGLFSWNERLEYLGDAVLELAVSTKVFNDRPDLKEGDLTRIRSRLVCGDALLPWAKWIGIDDLLRVNSGVRKEGRRGRLSSVYSDAVEAVFGAVYVDGGFDSALSVIDGYLNFHLKGCLPGTTSNTVAIDPKSEIQKVLQERGMALPEYRKVSRIGPSHNPTFVVELWVSGKLLSKSKGKSIKEAEFKAAEIGLKALQPVAEP, from the coding sequence ATGTATGGGCAGAGGTGGGAGGAAGCTCTTAAGGTCTTTCAGGTCAAACTGGGATACCGCTTTCGAGACGCCGAACTGCTTAAGGAGGCCCTGACTCATTCGTCCTACGCCCATGAGTCAGGGCTTTTTTCGTGGAACGAACGTCTTGAATACCTGGGAGACGCTGTACTGGAACTGGCGGTATCCACCAAAGTCTTTAACGATAGGCCAGACCTCAAAGAGGGGGATCTTACCAGGATAAGGTCCAGGTTGGTCTGTGGTGATGCCCTTTTACCCTGGGCCAAGTGGATTGGTATCGACGATCTTCTGAGGGTTAACAGCGGTGTGAGAAAAGAAGGTAGACGTGGCAGGCTCTCCTCGGTTTACTCCGACGCGGTAGAGGCGGTCTTCGGCGCCGTCTATGTGGACGGTGGATTTGACTCAGCCCTGTCCGTTATCGATGGGTATCTGAACTTTCACCTTAAAGGGTGCCTTCCTGGGACTACCTCAAATACCGTCGCCATAGACCCTAAGTCAGAGATACAGAAAGTCCTCCAGGAGAGAGGTATGGCCCTACCGGAGTACAGAAAGGTCTCAAGGATAGGTCCATCCCATAACCCGACCTTTGTCGTCGAACTCTGGGTTAGTGGCAAGCTACTGAGTAAGTCTAAGGGAAAGTCGATAAAGGAGGCGGAGTTTAAGGCTGCGGAGATAGGTCTCAAGGCTCTGCAACCGGTCGCAGAGCCTTGA
- a CDS encoding beta-ketoacyl-ACP synthase III has product MSLIAGRPVQVVSTGMAVPSKTLDNHQLSKVVDTTDQWIVERTGIKIRHIASEGENASDLASCACRRALEKAGVSADTVDMIVVATNSPDTLFPAVSCRVQGIIGAVNSGAMDVQSGCNGSISAMSVGASGIASGLWNRVLVVGVEVLSRLIDWSDRSTCILFGDGAGAVLLEAGSKKGMLSCDLRADGTLCDYITLPAGLSALPASDETVRGKKHFVSMKGNEVFKFTQRVLPGYLSEVCAKAGLAPEDIDWWVFHQANMRIVEGVLRRLKVDRRKSIDNLDRYGNTSAASVFIALDEGYKDGRIVSGKGQKVLVTSFGAGMTYGAFVFES; this is encoded by the coding sequence ATGTCGTTGATAGCAGGTCGCCCGGTCCAGGTGGTCTCCACCGGTATGGCGGTGCCGTCTAAAACCCTGGATAACCACCAGCTTTCCAAGGTAGTGGATACAACCGACCAGTGGATAGTGGAGAGGACCGGCATAAAGATAAGGCACATCGCCTCTGAGGGAGAGAACGCCAGCGATCTCGCCTCCTGTGCGTGCCGTCGTGCCCTTGAAAAAGCCGGTGTCTCCGCTGATACCGTCGACATGATCGTAGTGGCAACCAATTCCCCTGATACCCTTTTCCCCGCGGTCTCCTGTAGGGTCCAGGGTATTATAGGGGCGGTCAACTCTGGGGCTATGGATGTCCAGTCCGGCTGTAACGGGTCCATTTCCGCTATGTCCGTAGGGGCGTCTGGAATAGCATCGGGCCTATGGAACAGGGTTTTAGTGGTAGGGGTCGAGGTCCTTTCCAGACTCATCGATTGGAGCGATCGGTCTACCTGTATCCTTTTCGGCGATGGGGCAGGTGCTGTGTTGCTCGAGGCGGGCTCTAAAAAAGGCATGTTGAGCTGTGATCTTCGGGCGGACGGTACTTTGTGTGACTACATAACCCTTCCTGCCGGTCTTTCCGCCCTTCCTGCGTCCGATGAGACAGTAAGGGGAAAAAAGCATTTTGTTTCGATGAAGGGAAACGAGGTCTTTAAGTTTACCCAGAGGGTTCTCCCTGGATATCTCTCGGAGGTCTGTGCTAAGGCTGGTCTGGCTCCTGAGGATATAGATTGGTGGGTCTTCCATCAAGCGAACATGAGGATAGTCGAAGGGGTTCTCAGGAGACTTAAGGTGGACAGGCGTAAATCCATAGATAACCTGGATAGATACGGCAACACTTCCGCTGCGTCGGTTTTTATAGCCCTCGACGAGGGATATAAAGACGGTCGGATCGTCTCTGGAAAGGGGCAGAAGGTTCTGGTCACCAGTTTCGGTGCTGGCATGACCTACGGAGCTTTTGTATTTGAATCGTGA
- the fabD gene encoding ACP S-malonyltransferase codes for MGYALLFPGQGAQFVGMAKDLYDGYPSAREVFDEADRALGFSLTSITFDGPEEKLKLTAYTQPAILAASVAVFDVLRKDIGVDFAPAFVAGHSLGEYSALVASGTLSLADGVRLVHARGKLMQEAVPEGEGAMAAVLGLDDSSVEEICRSCDGDMVCEAANFNSPGQVVISGHDEAIKKAVELLKAKGAKRAVSLNVSAPFHCRLMAPVADQLLEEMDRCSWSDSRWPLVANVSASSASTVKDIRDGLYRQTYSPVRWVESVRFMVESGVSSFLELGPGNVLAGLAKKCSKGVKTLSVGSSADLERAVDFLKEDQ; via the coding sequence ATGGGTTACGCCCTTCTTTTTCCCGGTCAAGGTGCCCAGTTTGTCGGTATGGCTAAGGATCTCTACGATGGTTACCCTTCTGCCCGTGAGGTTTTTGACGAGGCTGACAGGGCTCTAGGGTTTTCTTTGACCTCAATTACGTTTGATGGGCCTGAGGAAAAGCTTAAGCTTACCGCTTACACCCAGCCAGCTATTTTGGCCGCTAGCGTCGCGGTCTTCGACGTATTGCGAAAGGATATAGGTGTGGATTTTGCTCCTGCCTTTGTCGCAGGCCATAGCCTAGGGGAGTATTCCGCCCTGGTCGCCTCCGGTACTTTATCCCTCGCTGACGGCGTCAGGCTCGTTCACGCTCGTGGAAAGCTGATGCAGGAGGCTGTCCCTGAGGGAGAGGGGGCGATGGCCGCCGTCTTAGGGCTCGACGATTCATCGGTTGAGGAGATTTGTCGTTCCTGCGACGGCGATATGGTCTGTGAGGCGGCGAACTTCAACTCTCCAGGGCAGGTCGTCATATCAGGACACGACGAGGCGATAAAAAAAGCGGTGGAGTTGCTTAAAGCTAAAGGGGCGAAGAGAGCGGTGTCCCTTAACGTCAGTGCTCCCTTCCATTGCAGGCTAATGGCCCCTGTGGCGGATCAGCTTCTGGAGGAGATGGATCGTTGTTCTTGGAGCGATTCACGTTGGCCTCTAGTGGCCAACGTCTCCGCATCTTCAGCTTCGACGGTGAAAGACATCAGAGACGGCCTTTACAGGCAGACCTATAGCCCTGTTAGATGGGTCGAGTCCGTCCGTTTTATGGTAGAATCCGGTGTCTCCTCCTTCCTTGAGCTGGGGCCTGGAAACGTTCTAGCCGGATTGGCGAAGAAATGCAGCAAGGGAGTGAAGACCCTTTCGGTAGGATCTTCGGCGGATTTAGAGAGAGCCGTTGACTTTCTGAAGGAGGATCAATAA
- the fabG gene encoding 3-oxoacyl-[acyl-carrier-protein] reductase — protein MPENGRVVLVTGGAKGIGKAISLKLASAGYQVAVNYRSSAQSASELVEEINASGGVAMAVSGDVSSSDDVKGIFSSVAKELGPVEVLVNNAGVTRDGLLMRMKEEDWDTVIDGNLKSAFLCSKEAIKAMSKGRWGRIVNMASVVGLIGNPGQANYCSSKAGLIGLTKSVAREYAQRGITVNAVAPGFIVTDMTEVLPQSVKDGMVSSIPSGRPGTVEDVASAVAFLVSDEASYITGQVLAVDGGMTMV, from the coding sequence ATGCCCGAGAACGGAAGGGTTGTCCTGGTTACAGGAGGAGCTAAGGGGATAGGCAAGGCGATCTCCCTTAAGTTGGCTTCTGCGGGATACCAGGTAGCGGTTAACTACAGGAGTTCAGCCCAGTCCGCCTCGGAGCTGGTGGAGGAGATAAATGCCTCCGGCGGCGTCGCTATGGCCGTTTCTGGGGACGTCTCGTCCTCCGACGACGTTAAGGGGATTTTCTCCTCTGTCGCAAAAGAACTTGGTCCTGTCGAGGTCCTCGTCAACAACGCCGGTGTGACCAGAGACGGGTTGCTCATGAGGATGAAAGAGGAAGATTGGGATACGGTTATCGACGGTAACCTGAAGTCCGCTTTTCTGTGCTCAAAGGAAGCCATAAAGGCCATGTCAAAAGGCCGTTGGGGCAGGATTGTCAACATGGCCTCGGTTGTAGGTCTAATAGGTAACCCCGGCCAGGCGAATTACTGTTCCTCTAAAGCGGGATTGATAGGATTGACCAAGAGCGTCGCCAGGGAGTATGCTCAAAGAGGTATAACGGTGAACGCCGTGGCTCCCGGTTTTATCGTTACCGATATGACCGAGGTTCTCCCTCAGTCGGTAAAGGACGGGATGGTATCCTCTATCCCCTCCGGTCGCCCTGGCACAGTGGAGGATGTAGCCTCTGCTGTCGCTTTTCTGGTGTCGGATGAAGCTTCGTATATCACCGGCCAGGTTCTCGCCGTCGATGGCGGCATGACCATGGTCTAG
- the fabF gene encoding beta-ketoacyl-ACP synthase II, translated as MKDRRVVITGLGVVSPIANGKKEYWQALKEGKNGVGPVTCFDATDFSVKIGAEVKDFDPTQWLPNKEAKRADRVIQFAIAASDMAMEDAGLTSESLDPHRFGVYIGSGQGGIETCFESFQTMMTKGPRKVSPFFIPMMIGNMSAAYVAIRHKAKGPNMCVVTACATSIHSIGEAVRTIERGDADVMLCGGTEAALRSICVAGFAAMKALSTRNDDPATASRPFEKDRDGFILGEGAGVMVIETLDRAIERGAHIYGEIVGYGSTCDAGHITAPDPEGDGAIRAMKLAMDQAGWAIDQVDLINAHGTSTPLNDKIESLAIRTLFGDRADTMMVNSTKSMIGHCLGAAGALETIAAIQSVEEGIVHKTLNLFEKDPDCDINVVTETTEAKVDRFLVNSFGFGGHNGVLAVERCRI; from the coding sequence TTGAAGGACAGACGAGTCGTAATAACAGGGCTAGGGGTAGTCAGCCCTATCGCAAACGGAAAAAAAGAATATTGGCAGGCTCTCAAAGAGGGTAAGAACGGCGTTGGACCTGTTACCTGTTTTGACGCGACGGACTTCTCCGTCAAAATAGGGGCGGAGGTCAAGGATTTTGACCCCACCCAGTGGCTTCCTAACAAGGAGGCCAAAAGGGCGGACAGGGTAATTCAGTTCGCCATCGCAGCGTCCGATATGGCAATGGAGGACGCTGGTCTAACCTCTGAGAGCCTGGATCCTCATAGATTTGGCGTTTATATAGGCTCCGGTCAAGGTGGTATAGAGACCTGCTTCGAGAGTTTCCAGACCATGATGACCAAAGGTCCCAGGAAGGTGAGCCCTTTCTTCATCCCTATGATGATAGGCAATATGTCCGCAGCTTACGTCGCCATAAGGCATAAGGCCAAGGGACCGAATATGTGCGTCGTGACCGCCTGTGCTACATCTATCCACAGCATCGGAGAGGCGGTTCGCACCATAGAGAGAGGCGACGCCGACGTCATGCTCTGCGGAGGAACCGAGGCGGCGTTGAGGTCCATCTGTGTGGCCGGTTTTGCTGCGATGAAGGCCCTTTCCACCAGAAACGACGATCCTGCTACCGCAAGCAGGCCTTTCGAGAAGGATAGAGATGGGTTTATCCTTGGGGAAGGCGCAGGGGTTATGGTCATTGAGACCCTAGACAGGGCGATAGAGAGAGGTGCCCACATCTACGGAGAGATCGTCGGTTACGGTTCAACCTGTGACGCAGGCCATATTACCGCTCCCGATCCCGAGGGAGATGGGGCCATAAGGGCTATGAAGTTGGCCATGGACCAGGCTGGATGGGCGATCGATCAGGTAGATCTCATCAACGCCCACGGGACCTCTACCCCTCTAAACGATAAGATAGAGTCTCTGGCCATAAGGACCCTATTCGGTGACAGGGCGGATACCATGATGGTCAACTCCACAAAGTCCATGATAGGACATTGTCTTGGGGCCGCTGGTGCCCTTGAGACCATAGCGGCTATCCAATCCGTCGAGGAGGGGATCGTCCACAAGACCCTCAACCTTTTTGAGAAAGATCCCGATTGCGACATAAACGTGGTGACCGAGACCACCGAAGCCAAGGTAGACAGATTCCTGGTGAACAGCTTTGGATTTGGTGGACATAACGGCGTGTTGGCCGTAGAACGCTGCCGCATATAG
- the rpmF gene encoding 50S ribosomal protein L32, with product MATPKSRVSHRRTHHRKAQWLGRLTGPALTACPHCGETILNYHACSECGYYRGRKAVAVSADQQD from the coding sequence GTGGCAACTCCAAAAAGTAGGGTATCCCATCGCAGGACCCATCACAGAAAAGCTCAGTGGCTTGGCCGTCTTACCGGTCCCGCTCTGACCGCCTGCCCACACTGCGGCGAGACGATTCTGAACTATCATGCCTGTTCTGAGTGTGGTTATTACAGAGGTCGCAAAGCCGTAGCTGTAAGCGCCGATCAGCAGGATTAA
- a CDS encoding acetate/propionate family kinase, with the protein MKVLVLNCGSSSLKYQLFDMGDERVLAKGLIERIGIEGSRLKHTKVGSDAVSIETSIPDHKVAVKLVLDALLDKGHGVLSSLDELSAVGHRVVHAGEKFACSVRLDGAVMDALKECVPLAPLHNPANITGIEAITAVLPEVPQVGVFDTAFHQTMPKEAYMYGIPYRYYEDYKVRRYGFHGTSHFFVANRCAEILGKPIEDLKIITCHLGNGSSITAVKNGKCVDTTMGFTPLAGVLMGTRCGDIDPSIVKFIAEKEGSVDKADSLLNKESGVHGVSGISSDLRDIEDGMAKGDERATLAFNMLSYGITKYIGAYAAAMGGVDAIVFTAGIGENCSLIRESATASLGFLGVSVDSKKNDFRGEERVISSDDSKVKVVVVPTNEELVIARDTKKLVSL; encoded by the coding sequence ATGAAAGTTCTCGTTCTCAACTGCGGAAGTTCCTCTCTCAAATATCAGCTTTTCGATATGGGAGACGAAAGGGTTTTAGCCAAAGGTCTCATCGAGCGTATCGGTATAGAGGGATCAAGGCTCAAGCACACCAAGGTAGGTTCCGATGCCGTTTCCATCGAGACCTCTATACCCGATCATAAGGTGGCCGTTAAGCTGGTTCTCGACGCCCTTCTGGACAAGGGCCACGGAGTTCTCTCTAGCTTGGACGAGCTCAGTGCGGTAGGACACAGGGTCGTCCACGCTGGCGAGAAGTTCGCCTGTTCCGTTCGCCTGGACGGTGCGGTTATGGACGCTCTCAAAGAGTGTGTTCCTCTGGCCCCCCTCCACAATCCCGCTAACATCACCGGCATAGAGGCCATCACCGCGGTCCTCCCTGAGGTTCCTCAGGTCGGGGTTTTCGATACCGCTTTTCATCAGACCATGCCTAAAGAGGCCTATATGTACGGTATTCCCTACCGTTACTACGAGGACTATAAAGTCCGTCGTTACGGCTTCCACGGCACCAGTCATTTCTTTGTTGCCAACCGCTGTGCGGAGATCCTCGGTAAGCCCATCGAGGATCTTAAGATAATCACCTGCCATCTGGGCAACGGTAGCTCTATCACCGCCGTTAAGAACGGCAAGTGTGTGGACACCACGATGGGCTTTACCCCTCTTGCGGGAGTCCTTATGGGAACCCGCTGTGGCGATATAGACCCCTCTATCGTCAAGTTTATCGCTGAGAAAGAGGGCTCTGTGGATAAAGCCGATTCCCTTCTGAACAAAGAGAGCGGTGTCCATGGTGTATCTGGCATAAGCAGCGACCTCAGGGATATCGAGGACGGCATGGCCAAAGGGGACGAGAGGGCGACATTGGCTTTCAATATGCTTTCTTACGGTATCACCAAGTATATCGGAGCCTACGCCGCCGCTATGGGCGGAGTTGACGCAATAGTTTTCACCGCCGGTATAGGTGAAAACTGCTCCCTTATCAGAGAGAGCGCTACCGCTAGCTTGGGCTTCCTCGGGGTTTCCGTCGACTCGAAGAAAAACGATTTCAGAGGCGAGGAGAGAGTCATCAGCTCCGACGACTCTAAGGTCAAGGTAGTTGTGGTCCCCACAAACGAGGAACTCGTTATCGCCAGAGATACCAAAAAACTCGTATCCCTTTAG
- the plsX gene encoding phosphate acyltransferase PlsX, which produces MILALDAMGGDHGPSENCPGAVEACRTYSDLEIALVGDSKAIEEQISSVDKGIRSRLHVVHSDEVISMDDLPAKAIRSMRRSSLRLAMEMVRSKEAAGCVSAGNTGAIVAGGVLVVGRISGIDRPGLGVVLPTLNRPTFVIDVGATIRCKPLNLSQFAVMGSLYMKHMVEVDEPDVRLLSNGSEEIKGDEVISAAREQLQKAPHINFGGYVEGNGVPFGVADVVVSDGFSGNVMLKSFEGIGELALKIFKDEVDHSLLAKAGLLFMLPMLKRLQNRFDYQRYGGTPLLGVNGAVIKAHGRSKAPAIASALSVARDFAIKDGVEKIKRGIGELLLEKKEAL; this is translated from the coding sequence TTGATTCTGGCGCTTGACGCAATGGGAGGAGACCACGGTCCCTCCGAGAACTGTCCTGGGGCTGTCGAAGCCTGTCGGACCTATTCGGATCTGGAGATCGCCCTTGTCGGCGATTCTAAAGCCATAGAGGAACAGATCTCCTCGGTAGATAAGGGGATAAGGAGCAGGCTTCACGTGGTTCACTCCGATGAGGTTATATCCATGGACGACCTGCCCGCCAAGGCTATTCGGTCTATGAGACGATCAAGCCTGAGATTAGCCATGGAGATGGTTCGGTCGAAGGAGGCCGCTGGCTGTGTCTCCGCCGGTAATACGGGAGCCATAGTCGCAGGAGGTGTCCTTGTGGTCGGGAGGATCTCCGGCATAGATCGACCAGGTCTTGGGGTAGTCCTTCCTACCCTCAATAGACCTACCTTCGTCATAGATGTAGGGGCGACCATAAGGTGTAAGCCTCTTAACCTCTCCCAGTTTGCCGTAATGGGTTCCCTCTACATGAAGCACATGGTTGAGGTAGACGAGCCCGACGTTAGGTTGCTTTCCAACGGGTCGGAGGAGATAAAAGGGGACGAGGTTATCTCCGCCGCCAGGGAACAGCTCCAGAAGGCCCCTCATATCAATTTCGGTGGATATGTCGAAGGAAACGGAGTTCCCTTTGGAGTCGCTGACGTGGTGGTCTCCGACGGATTTTCCGGAAACGTGATGCTCAAGTCCTTCGAGGGAATCGGAGAACTGGCCCTTAAGATATTCAAAGACGAGGTCGACCATAGCCTTCTGGCTAAAGCTGGTTTGTTGTTCATGCTACCTATGCTCAAGAGGTTGCAAAATCGTTTTGATTATCAAAGGTATGGCGGAACCCCTCTGCTCGGTGTAAACGGGGCGGTCATAAAGGCTCACGGCAGGTCGAAAGCCCCTGCCATAGCTAGCGCCCTTTCTGTAGCTAGAGATTTTGCCATTAAAGACGGAGTTGAGAAGATCAAGAGGGGGATCGGAGAGCTCCTTCTTGAGAAGAAGGAGGCGCTTTAA
- a CDS encoding nitronate monooxygenase, protein MILGRRITELLGVSYPVIQGGMAWVADAELAAAVSNGGGLGIIAAANMPPELLDREIAKIRTLTDKPFGVNIMLMSSTAPDAIELAAKHLVPVVTTGAGSPGKVLDRLKPLGIKVLPVVPTTALAKRVERQGADGIIVEGSEAGGHIGELTTMVLTPMVADAVSVPVVAAGGIGDGRGMAAAFALGAEGVQIGTRFICASECRVHDRYKQAVIDAKDRSSAVTGRSTGHPVRCIRNKLTAQFDELERVCAPAEDIESLGAGRLRDAVVDGDIEMGSLMAGQIAAMVSSISPAADIIRSICEEAETICSRLSSEVK, encoded by the coding sequence ATGATACTTGGTAGACGGATAACAGAGCTCTTAGGCGTTTCCTACCCTGTGATTCAGGGTGGAATGGCCTGGGTCGCTGACGCCGAGCTCGCTGCTGCGGTCAGTAACGGTGGAGGGCTAGGGATTATAGCGGCGGCCAATATGCCTCCGGAGCTACTGGATCGGGAGATCGCCAAAATTCGGACTCTGACCGATAAGCCCTTTGGTGTCAATATTATGCTGATGTCCTCTACCGCTCCAGATGCGATAGAGCTTGCGGCAAAGCACCTGGTCCCGGTGGTGACCACCGGAGCCGGTAGTCCTGGGAAGGTATTAGACCGACTTAAGCCCCTTGGAATAAAGGTCCTTCCCGTTGTGCCCACTACAGCTCTGGCTAAAAGGGTTGAGAGGCAAGGTGCGGATGGGATAATCGTAGAGGGATCCGAAGCAGGAGGCCATATCGGAGAGCTGACGACTATGGTCCTTACACCTATGGTAGCTGACGCTGTGTCGGTCCCTGTAGTCGCCGCAGGAGGTATCGGAGACGGCAGAGGAATGGCCGCTGCTTTTGCTTTAGGAGCAGAAGGGGTTCAGATTGGGACTCGGTTTATATGTGCTTCCGAATGCAGGGTACACGACAGGTATAAACAGGCGGTTATAGACGCCAAGGACAGAAGTTCCGCCGTCACCGGTCGTTCAACGGGGCACCCTGTCAGGTGCATCAGAAACAAGCTTACCGCTCAGTTTGACGAGCTGGAGAGAGTCTGTGCTCCTGCCGAGGATATAGAGTCTTTAGGGGCCGGTAGACTGAGAGATGCGGTAGTAGACGGTGATATCGAGATGGGGTCTTTGATGGCAGGTCAGATAGCCGCCATGGTTTCCTCCATCTCTCCCGCTGCCGACATAATAAGATCTATATGCGAGGAAGCGGAGACGATCTGTTCTCGGCTATCCTCGGAGGTAAAGTAG
- the acpP gene encoding acyl carrier protein: protein MKREEVLARLKEIVIDRLDVEEDQIKTESSFVEDLGADSLDIVELIMGIEEEFDIEIPDEDAEKLTSVGEAIDYACNKLGIEG from the coding sequence ATGAAGAGAGAAGAAGTTCTTGCTCGCCTGAAGGAGATCGTGATCGATCGCCTCGACGTAGAGGAGGATCAGATAAAGACCGAGTCTTCCTTCGTAGAGGACCTTGGTGCTGACTCCCTCGATATCGTCGAGCTCATCATGGGTATCGAGGAGGAGTTTGATATCGAGATACCCGATGAGGACGCAGAGAAGCTCACCAGCGTAGGTGAAGCTATCGACTACGCCTGCAACAAACTCGGAATTGAGGGATAA